In a single window of the Elaeis guineensis isolate ETL-2024a chromosome 8, EG11, whole genome shotgun sequence genome:
- the LOC105049794 gene encoding uncharacterized protein, giving the protein MMRSMRPCLSTLSPSSPLLSPHHLLSSFPSPFSSLSLLRPRRSPAFRPLSSLRETKKATLRKASNVPQNLKFDGRKRRDDGSVSDDGEGELGGETAVKGTLLAGLLLVGVIGGFGTVGYVYKDQINAFLTQFSDFIEGYGPVGYALFVLVYAGLEILAIPAIPLTMSAGLLFGSVTGTIIVSISGTMAASVAFLIARYFARERILKLVEGNKKFLAIDKAIGENGFRVVTLLRLSPLLPFSLGNYLYGLTSVKFVPYVLGSWLGMLPGTWAYVSAGALGRAIIQEESEVGLPGGNGQLVTLGLGLLFTAIAAAYVTRLAKDAVKDLE; this is encoded by the exons ATGATGCGCTCCATGAGGCCATGCCTCTCCACGCTCtccccctcttcccctctcctctccccccaccacctcctctcctccttcccttcccccttctcctccctctcccttctccgcCCCCGCCGCTCCCCAGCCTTCCGGCCCCTCTCATCCCTCCGGGAGACGAAGAAGGCCACTCTTCGCAAGGCCTCCAACGTCCCCCAGAACCTCAAGTTTGACGGACGGAAGAGGAGGGACGATGGGTCCGTCTCGGATGACGGCGAGGGGGAGTTGGGGGGAGAGACCGCCGTGAAGGGCACGCTTCTCGCGGGGCTTCTGCTGGTTGGGGTCATTGGAGGGTTCGGGACGGTGGGGTACGTCTACAAGGATCAGATCAATGCTTTTCTCACCCAGTTCTCGGATTTCATCGAAG GTTATGGCCCTGTTGGATATGCCTTATTTGTGCTTGTTTATGCTGGATTGGAG ATTCTTGCAATTCCAGCAATCCCATTAACTATGTCGGCGGGACTTTTATTTGGAAGTGTCACAGGGACCATCATTGTTTCAATCAGTGGGACG ATGGCTGCATCAGTGGCCTTTCTTATTGCTAGATATTTTGCCCGTGAACGTATTCTCAAATTGGTTGAAGGAAACAAAAAGTTTTTGGCGATTGATAAGGCAATAGGAGAGAATGGCTTCAGAGTTGTTACACTCCTACGCTTGAGTCCTTTGCTCCCATTTTCTCTTGGAAACTATCTATATGGTTTGACATCGGTGAAGTTTGTGCCTTATGTGTTAGGCAG TTGGTTGGGGATGCTTCCAGGAACATGGGCTTATGTAAGTGCAGGAGCATTGGGGCGAGCAATCATT CAAGAAGAGTCAGAGGTGGGCTTACCAGGAGGAAACGGCCAATTGGTGACTCTTGGGCTAGGCTTGTTATTTACAGCCATTGCTGCAGCCTATGTTACTCGGCTTGCGAAG GATGCTGTGAAGGATCTTGAATAG